Below is a genomic region from Eupeodes corollae chromosome 1, idEupCoro1.1, whole genome shotgun sequence.
AGAAATGATTTTACAACTTCTAAAGTGAGTTCATGTTCCTGTACtcagatttattaaattttactaaattgtgACCAGGGttgttaaatttctttattCGTTGTAacattttattactttaaaacttttgtttctaTTCAGTTAGACATTTGTTAAGTACCTTgtagatttctttttttcttctagcagttttacttttataaaattttacatatttgttttattcaaaaacttattgttAAAATGAATCACATTGTTCCTTGACATCTTTAAGAATGTTTTACGATTTGACACATAAGGTTTAGTCACTTAACTGACTGGTTGTGATATTTCTAGTATTAATTTCATCAttcaaaaaatctattaatgcgtttttttttctaaaataacaaaacatcaaaaacattgtgtatattttaattaattattattaaatcacaGATTAAACATGTTTTCATCAAAGACTGTTACCATTGCTGCCATCATTGTCGTCATCGCCATGTGCTTTACAACACCAACAAATGGCATCCCTGCCATCGGCTATGGAAAAAGATTTGGTATTTTtgcataacaaaacaaaaattattaactttttttaattgattcttttctttcaaaaaaaaaaaacattcactttcaacaaaaaaaaacaaaaacagacacCATGAGTGGATTGGATTATATTCAAGTTTGTCTTAATAATTGTGCTCAGTGCAAGAAGATGTTTGGTGACTATTTCCAAGGGCAAACATGTGCTGAATCATGCTTGAAGTTCAAAGGAAAAGCCATTCCAGATTGTGAAGATATTGGATCCATTGCGCCATTCCTCAACACCTTCgagtaataattttaatatgtaaATGACCATAAATGACAAAAAACATTTACTGTACTATAAAACACTCTGGATCGACTTCAACGagattatttatatatttatataggcTTAGCAATGGCTTTAATGTATGTAGTTTGTATCTTATAGTCATATGCTTATTTTGTGTTGCACtcgttttcttaaaataagaacaaaaccaTTAATTgatgtatttattataatttatttctaaaaattaaatgtcaccTTATATATAGAGACAGTATTAACTTTAAGAGACTGCATAGTTCCTATTtacatttataagtttaaagcaaaacgtattattaaaaaatgtaaacaaaataaagtaaataaattgcataaaactgagttttgttttaattttactggCAAATAAGTCGTTTATGGTTTGAACGCAACTCCAAAGGtccaacaaaaatcaaaaacaatgtaTCTGAAAATCCAAAATTGACAGGATTCAAAACAACCAAAAGATTATAAACTGTCCTTAACGTTACGTTTTACCATTAAAAACTCATACGTGTAAACCAAGGAtaatcaaatgtcaattttgacacacacatgtttcatacaaaaattgccAAAAGAACATATACATAAACAAATAGAATGCGATGAGATGAGGCTGCTGAATTACAGCCTGAATACAACGCGTAAAGCTTGAAGCTAAAAAAAACGCTTAAAGCAGAAGGTGTCATTAAAAAGCGAATTTTGAAGCAAAGAAAAGCGAAAAGAATTGAAGTTTGAAGGTGTCAATTTCGTGTTCAAGTGTTTGTCGTCGTGCTGTATttgttgaataaattaattactttCAATTAAATCTGCACAGCATCAAGTCAAAAGTTTTCAACTTGATCCCTCACCTATTCATATAAACCATATTATGAAGCTAAAAGTAAAAATTCATCCAACTTAAGCTCCAGCTTTGGCTTCACTTCGCATTGTAGAGCTGTGAATCGTTCTCCTACTCTTCAACTTTGAAAGTTACACAAGCTTCAGCTTCACAATTGTCTTTAGCCAATTaatcaaatgtcaatttgacatttctagtACAAACTTCAGACTTCggttaatttaaaactttaattttttttaacaatttaagtacATATTTATTGCTTAATAAACgctattttgatttgattgccTAGAAATTAGTAAAACTGGTTTATAATAAACTCAAATATATGGGATTAAGCCAACCTAAATTTGCTTTTGCGAAAAAGTAACTTTGttggccagttatagctatcattggttttcacctatgaaaccaatcattggaattttccTGACAGTTTGCTTATAGCTTCCAttgaaaatgtctgtcattgaactTCCATTTCCGAATTGGAATCACGCATTTATCAGCTTTACTTTTAATAATCAACTCTAACAATCATTGAAATAAAACTGACAGTttggatacaaacaaaaaatggaacGCTTTTAGTGGAAGGATTTTGTTCCGAAACGTGAAAGCAATAATCAGCTGGTCATTAAAAACTATTCAatctttgaaaaactaaaaattaactaagaGAAACATGTAAAGTATAccaaaaatgttaaagttaACTTTCCCAATCGCttttaaatctcgaaaaaaaatgtttaatagtgAAAACCAATCATAGCAATAACTGGGACTTAGAGCCATAAATGACTATAAGGCCTTTTTGGCTTTATTTATCTTTATAAAGAGTGATCTTCAGTTTTGTAATCGAGTAATAATTGTGTTGCTTGAATATCATAGAGGCTTTAAAATGCTGACAAAAATGTAATTAGGAAACATCACCTCTATTTTTGCTTTCCTGAAAATCTTttgtaatttgttgtttttaatgtaaCAAATGtgacttttatattaaatatcctCCTGCATCTGACCAACGCCTTTATATAACATGATTACCAAAAAAATCTCCTTAGaatcaaaatattatcaaaataaatggtgcaaaattttaaaaaacatattgttaagagtttaacaatttactagttggCAGTATTccaaatatttagcaatttactaattaacttcaaaattttaacctttCTTCTCGTTTCGCTTAAAAGTAAATTGCTAATTAcatttcattaaagaaaaaacaaccatccaaacatgtctaaaaattgacagttcgtgaaaataaacaaagaaaatacgTTTAAACGAACCTATAAATATAATtgtagtagtagtacccgtggcatgatggttagtgcgttggactgtcatgcaaggggtcttgggttcaatccctgcctgtgccaccttaatttaaaaaaaataattttcgcgggtactgcctcttgcgaggaattgacaattccttcaagagtaattcttgtcatgaaaaagtgctttctcaaattagccgttcggattcggcctaaaattgtaggtcccttccattcctgacaacagtactcgcacacaggaatggttgagagttgtaagtcactaggccctggttcacaacgggctgttgcgccacaccatttgattttgaaatataattgtaTAGATATCAAATTCATTTAGAAAATTGCTTATAGCTGAATCGCAAACACGCATCAGCTTCGACTTCGTCTGACGTTTACAAGTTCAGCCAtaagaattcaatgcatgctatcacaatggagcttcgacctcacgtttcatttgacaatcgtaagaaaataaCTTAATGTTACGTATTGTGACTcaaaacggaagctctagttcaaatttgctgaacatttgatTTGTCTGACAGcacaacagctgtaaaaaaatgtaaacaaacaaaatatttgtttttttaaaggatgtaataacagaaatgtcattcaaagcaacctataagcaggcccaccgtaatgcagacgaagccgaagctaaagcgtgtttgtgattcagccattaaagtAAAAGTAGGCATTCCGTGATTTTAagtttagcaaattgttaagctTAGTATAAATTGCTAAGAacgacttaaaaattttatcaaatcgTTTGAGAGGAGCGAGccaaaatgtttaaatcttCCATAAATTGATAGTACCTATAGAATCAAATTGAAACAACTCTGACATAAATCTTTccttggaattgtgtgaaatcgGAACACAGATCAGTTGattgatttgttttacttttggaCAAAAAAGAATCAACCGTTCAGAAAAACGCATATTTAGCAAAAAACCTCTTGGAGTGATTCTCAATCAAACAGTCGAATGtcctttcaaacattttaagggATTGATTTcgatgatagctataactggcccctaaagcatcttgcacatgagctacaaACTACGAACTGTGAACtatggatgttcgcatattttgacttttctttcacatgagctttatttcagCGACGAATTGCTAATTCATAATTACtcttttctccatattttcctcagCCAGAATCtttcacacacaaaaaaaacaagagtggtGTAATTTTGAGGTTTATTTGAgtgcgaacaatttattcgtggCAATGTGGATGGTAAGTGGAACGCGAACAGAATTTGACATTTTGTAGCAACAATACTGCAATTCGTttgcacaatattgttttacaaaatgttcttgttttagagatgcaaaatgcaaattttgtccttttccgaccgaattacaagtaacctctctggaagttctctgccgccatcacaatgtatcgaaaaccagtggcaacattgccaagatgcaatcagagaagccgccactgatgtgctgggtttcaaacagccaccaacaaggaaccaatggtttgataaggaatgtcggcaggcaaatgcagccaaacaacatgaactcaaagcggcgctgcattaAAGGACGAGAGCTACTCATGAgcctcagaaggaaaaagagagggcatgagaagcgtgcggtcgaagatgttgagaagtttaaaagcagaaatgaagttcgaaagttttatgaacgggtgaaacaaaattcacaggtacataaacctagaaccgaagcctgcaaagacgaaagtgataacgtcatagtggaaccgcagtcaatgctgaggatatggaagagccacttctgcagactgtacaaCTGCGACGACGAACCCAATTcctctgtcaggcaggatgatccattcaacatagacgacgaaagccaacaatcccgtcctcctgacttaaaaattgccatatctaagctgaagtctaataaagccgctctAGCGGATgtcttgaatgccgagctctttaaagcagctggagataagttggttaaactgcaccaactatagaggaatcagtctacttaacatcgcctataaaattttctctgccgtaatatgtgaacgtctaaagcccatcgtcaacaaaatggtaggtccttatcagtgtggttttagaccaggaaagtccacagttaatcaaatattcacattacggcagatcctggaaaaaacccaagaacaccaaatcgtcacccactatcttttcatcgctttcaaatccgcgtatgacagcaactacagggacgagctgtatagagccatgtctagttttggcatctctgccaaactcgtccgtttgtgcagaatgaccatttagaattcacgctgctccataaatgtCCAATtaatagcatatgctgatgacattgacataatcggaagaactcagcatgatgtcaatagggcttttgtgagtattgaggcagaggcggaaaaaatgggttcaacggttaatgaggtcaaaacaaagtacatgctgtcgatCAGAAAGGATCTACAAcatcgacgtcttggtcaaaacgtcaccatagacagacgtaactttgaggtagtcaaggattcgtctacctaggctccgctgtaaacgcagaaaacaacaccagcgctgagatcaaacgcagaataactcttgctaaccgctgtttctttggactaagaaagtggtaagtggtaaagtcctctctcgagagaccaaagtgttgctatataagacccttatcatccccgccctgctatacggtgcagaagcatggactatgacaaaagtggatgaaagcaccttgggtcgcttcgaaagaaaagttcttctagtgatctacggtcccgtatacaTCAAAGGGGAGtgtaggagaagatggaacgacgagctgtacggactctacagcgacgtagacttaggcaGAAGGGTAacagtccaacgactaagatggctgggtcacgtagagcgcatggaaaccaatgatccggcccggaaagtcttcgaatccacacccacaggacagcgcagtagaggaagatcgtggatcaagtggaaagtgacctcacccttcttggagcgcgaaactggagatatctagctaaggaccgagctagatggagaagtttgttgggtaaggccctagttcacaaaggactgccaccttaagtaagtaagctcttaaacagatttttaaactaaatgcCCATTTTtggcttattaaattttaaaagtgtcattaaaaaataaatatgacagattgacagcttatgttttgttttgtaaaatttgtaatcCCAATATTTGGAGATGCAGAATGAATAGGTAAACAAATTCAACATTGCACtactatttataatataatttgtatgattttaatTAGAATATTAGATAGTCATCTTCATCTGACGAAGAGGAACAACATTTTTAGACTATgatgatattgacttcaaaatgaggTTCCGACTTTCCAAAGCATCTGTGGTCAATGCAGTAAAACAAGTGTTTATTACTTAACGATTTTATGCCACAGGATCTTTCCAAATCTGCGTCGGAGATATGTTTTAATATCTCAAAATCAACTGTTTGCCGCATCGTACTAAAAGTAACCCACCATACATCATTTGTTTCAATATATAATGCCcattttttctcacacaattcgcttaaaagaaagaaaaaagggcCTTTTCTTTAACAGGGTTGTGAAGAGaactcttttttaacaaaaaatattactgaaattTCCCATTTTAAGCTTGGtaaaactgaacaaatttaaagcacatgagcacgaccaacgaatgaacaaatattcgtcgattttgacatttctttcacatgagagtttttaattcgtcgcgaatgaagtttcaCTCGCGATTATTTTATGCGTtgggagtgtggataatgtggaacgcgaataaagtttgacagttcgtatcaactacaatttttttgcgactaataaatttgttttcttaaatttattaatatatgatattgaaaagtaaaagtatgcatagTAAATGAAATGGAACTTATATTGccatcgttttgttaagaatttgtgtctTAATATgccttcaaacgtatataaacttaCATATTGTAATTCAtttgtcgttcgttggtcgtgcttatgtgaatactgctttagtgtttgtttatgaaatcggaCATTAATGGTTTTAATGTTTCGTTCAACTTTcttagttgttttattttacttagaACCTTTTTCggacaaaaataaacacaagaaacaaataatgaGAGAAATCTTTCCATCCGTTTTCGCCTCATACAATGATCAAGAGAAATaaagattaattttatattcatttaatgttttgcttctatcttttcttgtttctatttttaaacgTGCCTCTTGTGAATAGTTCCTAATTTTATGTGGTTCATAACATGACAGCGTAACTTTTTCGGTTTCTCAGTCACACAAACAGGCCTTAAATGTCAACtgtcataaattaaaaagaattgtgttatttttcttaTCAATTGGCTTGAACTTTGATAATTGatagaaaataagaataataatgaGATAACAGCAGGCATTTTCTTCtcacgttttatttttatttggagaTTTGACCTTGGGCCGGTAACCTACGTATTTTACTATTTCTAATTACACAACCTACTAGAGTTAAAAGTTAAAGCAAAGTTATGGAATTAGTGGGCAAAGTAAACAACTACGATTGGGGTAAGCTAGGAACCCAATCAGAAGCGGCAAAATTAGCCGCTTTGAATTCTTCAGAATTTAAAGCCGATGAAAAAACTCCATATTCTGAACTCTGGATGGGTGACCATCCCAGTGGACCTTCAGTCATTAAATCCAGCCAAGTAGAACTTGGTAAATTCATTGCCGACAATAATGGCAACGGGCTTATTGGTGATCTGGACAAACTTCCATTTCTCTTTAAGGTTCTGAGTATACGGAAGGCATTGAGTATTCAAGTTCATCCCGATAAGGTGagattatattaattttaatcttttctGTGTACATAAATGAAATTcataattattgctttttggAAACAGAAAAACGCCGAGAGATTAAATGCTGAGCGACCTGATGTCTACAGAGATCCTAACCACAAACCTGAGATTGCCATTGCACTAACTCCATTCGATGCTCTTTGCGGCTTCCGAACCAACGAAGAAATTGAGAAAATATGTACAAGACTACCTCCCCTTTCAGAACTTCTGGGCTCTGAAAATGTGAAGCTGCTTTCTACCGGAGCAAAAGGGTTACGAACCTGCTTTGAAAAGTTAATGACTTCGCCTGAAAATCTTACAAATGCATGCATAGACGCAATTGCAACGAAGTACACTTCAGGTAGGCTCATGACTTCGTGTGTGatttaactaaaacaaaaactgatgaTACTTTTAGTTCTGCAGGAAATGGGGCTTCTGGAGAGTTTCAACAAGATCAAAAGAGACTTCCCCGGTGACTCGGGAATCcttgcattattttttgttaatctcATTCGTCTTCAACCGGGAGAAGCTATATTCCTAGCTGCCAATGAAATTCACGCCTATCTCGAGGGAGACTGCGTTGAGTGCATGTCGTGTTCAGACAATGTAGTCCGTGCCGGACTGACTCCAAAGTACAAGGATGTTGCTTGTCTCATCGAGATGCTTAACTTTGAAGGTACACCCCCAGAGATGAAGTTATTCAAACCGACCCAAATTGATGAATGCCTCGAAAGATTCGCTCCTCCCATCAAAGATTTTGCAGTCGACAAGCTAAGTATTCCCAGTTCATTGAAGGAATATAACCTTAAGTTGGATAAGTACGGTGGTATAATGTTGGTTTTGAACGGCGAGAGGCAACTTGTTTTCAGCGATGGCAAGGAATTGAATGTTCAACGAGGATCGATTATTTTCATTCCCGGAAATATTGGCGAGAACTTAACTTTGAAAGTTAAAGAAGGCAAAGCTGATAATTTTCAAGGCTATATTGCAAAATATAACAGTTATTTGTAACACTTATACACAAAATTCATGAATTTGCTTTTAACAGCATTTTATACCGGTAAACTGTTGTGTATGAtttacaataacaacaaaatactcaaaatttgttaactacttatttttattgaaacgtTTAATAAATTTGCTACTACACGCATTTTAAGGAAAACATTTAAGTCGAgtcgaagaatttttaaatattttatta
It encodes:
- the LOC129941532 gene encoding mannose-6-phosphate isomerase, which gives rise to MELVGKVNNYDWGKLGTQSEAAKLAALNSSEFKADEKTPYSELWMGDHPSGPSVIKSSQVELGKFIADNNGNGLIGDLDKLPFLFKVLSIRKALSIQVHPDKKNAERLNAERPDVYRDPNHKPEIAIALTPFDALCGFRTNEEIEKICTRLPPLSELLGSENVKLLSTGAKGLRTCFEKLMTSPENLTNACIDAIATKYTSVLQEMGLLESFNKIKRDFPGDSGILALFFVNLIRLQPGEAIFLAANEIHAYLEGDCVECMSCSDNVVRAGLTPKYKDVACLIEMLNFEGTPPEMKLFKPTQIDECLERFAPPIKDFAVDKLSIPSSLKEYNLKLDKYGGIMLVLNGERQLVFSDGKELNVQRGSIIFIPGNIGENLTLKVKEGKADNFQGYIAKYNSYL
- the LOC129943325 gene encoding eclosion hormone, with translation MFSSKTVTIAAIIVVIAMCFTTPTNGIPAIGYGKRFDTMSGLDYIQVCLNNCAQCKKMFGDYFQGQTCAESCLKFKGKAIPDCEDIGSIAPFLNTFE